From Drosophila virilis strain 15010-1051.87 chromosome X, Dvir_AGI_RSII-ME, whole genome shotgun sequence, the proteins below share one genomic window:
- the LOC6631826 gene encoding probable methylthioribulose-1-phosphate dehydratase isoform X1 yields MGLTVSRKMRVSAIYIYTQANFRQLKIQDLPGEHPRNLIPSLCRQFYHLGWVTGTGGGMSIKYNNEIYIAPSGVQKERMQPEDLFVQDIDGKDLQLPPEIKGLSKSQCTPLFMLAYRHRNAGAVIHTHSQHAVMATLLWPGKTFRCTHLEMIKGVYDEADKRYLRYDEQLVVPIIENTPFERDLADSMYAAMMEYPGCSAVLVRRHGVYVWGQTWEKTKTMSECYDYLFSIAVQMKQAGLDPEKFENALQA; encoded by the exons ATGGGCTTGACCGTCAGCCGAAAGATGCGAGTTAgtgcaatttatatatacacacaagcCAATTTCCGACAGTTAAAGATTCag GATTTACCTGGGGAGCATCCGCGCAACTTGATACCGTCGCTATGTAGGCAATTCTATCACCTGGGCTGGGTAACCGGGACTGGTGGCGGCATGAGCATTAAATACAA CAACGAAATCTATATCGCGCCATCGGGTGTACAAAAGGAGCGTATGCAACCGGAAGACCTGTTTGTGCAAGACATAGATGGCAAGGATTTGCAATTGCCACCAGAGATCAAAGGCCTGAGCAAGAGTCAGTGCACCCCGCTCTTCATGCTCGCCTACAGGCATCGCAATGCCGGCGCAGTCATTCACACGCATTCCCAGCATGCCGTAATGGCAACATTGCTGTGGCCGGGGAAAACGTTTCGTTGCACACATCTGGAAATGATTAAG GGCGTTTATGATGAAGCTGATAAGCGCTATCTGCGGTACGACGAGCAACTGGTTGTGCCCATCATTGAAAACACGCCCTTTGAACGGGACCTGGCCGACAGCATGTATGCGGCCATGATGGAATATCCCGGATGTTCTGCTGTTCTCGTGCGCCGACACGGCGTCTATGTTTGGGGTCAGACATGGGAAAAGACTAAGACTAT GTCGGAGTGCTATGACTACCTGTTCTCCATTGCCGTTCAGATGAAGCAGGCCGGACTGGACCCGGAAAAGTTTGAGAACGCCCTACAGGCATAA
- the Grip91 gene encoding gamma-tubulin complex component 3, whose protein sequence is MPNSNNNTSSKNIGYEFKSLISKLREGVHPKDSQELLDRMVPLAVQYINKCPDIFDSPPPLTEDDCLDKIMTILESNPMWGEEDKPGSVFHEHYVVASCEIEDQRMRDLLSNLILFSLETDAQYVPLNEIGQPPSRRSRSSTKVDSTNRSSCSSILQSNGIGLNGNKNGMSVKPCSYDPTQTSVGLGNLPLPNYILDTTKQNNVNTDHDVVQNAIYSFMGVQGKYLKKDVITGRFKLDPLTMKTISPVQCGMLLRLSELGYYHDRVSKFSNTMTGYNAMGSMGQAFMAKLKLEMSEFHGQVALLQDQLNAFRQTQMRDFVDRDQSWLDRQREQLTLMKLLCWYMEPLRRMQWLTKIADACQLKKGGDLASVLYTFLNNGDPMINKLANDLLTVSCGPLVRMISKWMLEGGIEDSHGEFFVESLDEVGADRLWHDKFRLRHSMLPKFITLELADKILKTGKSINFLREICKMEEAVKGRKELKYVIDNHVSHIFSYVPDTTWHAAIETCYSQTSKHVLDIMVGPHKLLDHLQGMRRYLLLGQGDFVSIFIENMKDELEKIGTDIYSHDLSAMLDAALRCTNAQYDDPDILNHLDVVVKTPYAGDCGWDVISLQYTVRGPLATMLEPAMPTYKALFKPLWRIKHMEFVLSTKIWKVQMGNAKALRSMGSEIAKATYRLHLFTSEIMHFVHQMQYYVLFEVIECNWVELQKRMQQAKALDDILDAHSKFLHAISIGCFVNTSTNMESHLEVVYENIISLENWQANFYQDCFAELEARQQMARTIAESEQAGRYGLTTEQKMERDQERKIFEQKLITSCRTLEGFAVSYGKAVGGFLLALNSSDDPNLQLFGTRLDFNEYYKKRDTNLSKPLTFEHWRLSNVFGTSKSHMGGRYSMHPQTPSQFANHGHTPLLSWD, encoded by the exons ATGCCTAACTCGAATAACAACACAAGTAGCAAAAATATTGGATATGAATTTAAAAGCCTTATATCGAAACTCAGGGAGGGCGTACACCCCAAGGACTCGCAGGAATTATTAG ATCGAATGGTGCCGCTGGCGGTGCAGTATATTAACAAGTGCCCCGATATATTTGACAGTCCACCGCCACTGACCGAGGATGATTGCCTAGACAAGATTATGACTATATTGGAGTCAAACCCGATGTGGGGTGAGGAAGATAAGCCTGGTTCGGTGTTCCACGAGCATTACGTTGTTGCCTCCTGTGAG ATTGAAGATCAGCGTATGCGGGACCTTCTATCGAATCTTATATTGTTTAGCCTGGAAACTGATGCACAGTACGTTCCCTTGAACGAAATTGGACAGCCACCTAGTCGTCGTTCCAGATCGTCAACCAAAGTGGACAGCACAAACAGGAGCTCGTGCAGCAGCATCCTCCAATCTAATGGCATTGGCTTGAATGGCAATAAGAACGGTATGTCAGTAAAGCCCTGCAGCTACGATCCAACACAGACGAGCGTGGGCCTAGGCAATCTACCTTTGCCCAACTACATCCTGGATacaacaaagcaaaataaCGTCAACACCGATCATGATGTTGTGCAAAATGCGATATATTCGTTTATGGGCGTACAGGGCAAGTATCTTAAGAAGGATGTTATTACGGGACGCTTTAAGCTCGATCCGCTCACCATGAAGACCATCTCACCAGTGCAGTGTGGTATGCTATTGCGGCTGTCCGAGCTGGGCTATTATCATGATCGGGTGTCCAAATTTTCGAATACAATGACGGGCTACAATGCCATGGGCAGTATGGGCCAGGCATTCATGGCGAAGCTGAAACTGGAGATGAGCGAATTTCATGGGCAGGTGGCACTGCTGCAGGATCAGCTTAACGCATTTCGTCAGACGCAGATGCGAGACTTTGTCGATCGCGATCAGAGCTGGTTGGACAGGCAACGCGAGCAGCTGACGCTAATGAAGCTCCTCTGCTGGTACATGGAGCCACTGCGGCGCATGCAATGGCTGACGAAAATCGCCGATGCCTGCCAGCTAAAGAAGGGCGGTGACCTGGCCTCCGTGCTATACACATTTCTAAACAATGGTGATCCCATGATCAATAAACTGGCCAATGACCTGTTGACCGTGAGCTGTGGACCATTGGTACGCATGATCTCAAAATGGATGCTCGAGGGCGGCATCGAGGATAGCCACGGCGAATTCTTTGTTGAATCCCTTGACGAGGTCGGCGCTGATCGGCTCTGGCATGATAAGTTTCGGCTGCGGCACAGCATGCTACCCAAATTTATCACACTTGAACTGGCCGACAAGATACTTAAAACCGGCAAGAGCATTAACTTTTTGCGTGAGATATGCAAAATGGAGGAAGCGGTAAAGGGCCGTAAAGAGCTTAAGTACGTTATTGACAATCATG TTTCCCACATCTTTTCGTACGTGCCAGACACAACGTGGCATGCGGCCATTGAGACCTGCTATTCGCAAACTTCCAAGCATGTGCTGGACATTATGGTTGGACCACACAAGCTGTTGGATCATCTGCAGGGAATGCGTCGCTATCTATTGCTTGGCCAAGGCGACTTTGTCAGCATTTTCATCGAGAACATGAA GGATGAGCTGGAGAAAATTGGCACCGACATTTACTCACACGATCTATCCGCAATGCTTGATGCCGCCCTGCGCTGCACAAATGCCCAGTATGATGATCCAGATATACTTAATCATTTGGATGTGGTGGTTAAGACGCCATATGCCGGTGACTGCGGCTGGGATGTCATCTCATTGCAATACACGGTCCGTGGACCGTTGGCCACCATGCTGGAACCAGCTATGCCCACATACAAGGCGCTATTCAAGCCACTCTGGCGCATCAAGCACATGGAATTCGTTTTGTCCACAAAAATTTGGAAGGTACAAATGGGCAACGCCAAG GCGCTGCGTTCGATGGGCAGTGAGATTGCCAAGGCCACCTACCGATTGCATCTGTTCACATCGGAAATCATGCACTTTGTTCATCAAATGCAGTATTATGTACTCTTCGAAGTGATCGAATGCAACTGGGTGGAACTGCAGAAGCGCATGCAACAGGCCAAGGCATTGGACGACATACTCGATGCACACTCCAAGTTTTTGCATGCGATCAGCATTGGATGCTTCGTGAACACGTCAACAAACATGGAAAGCCATCTTGAGGTGGTCTATGAGAACATCATTTCGTTGGAAAATTGGCAGGCCAACTTTTATCAAGACTGCTTCGCTGAATTGGAAGCACGTCAGCAAATGGCTAGAACGATTGCCGAGTCCGAACAGGCCGGACGTTATGGTCTGACCACTGAACAAAAAATGGAACGCGATCAGGAGCGCAAGATATTCGAGCAGAAGCTTATAACCTCCTGTCGGACGCTTGAAGGATTTGCCGTGTCCTATGGTAAAGCAGTGGGTGGCTTTCTGCTGGCCCTTAATTCCAGCGATGATCCCAATCTGCAGCTGTTTGGCACCCGTCTGGACTTCAATGAATATTATAAAAAGCGGGATACAAATCTCAGCAAACCGTTAACCTTTGAACATTGGCGCTTGAGCAATGTGTTTGGCACCTCCAAAAGCCACATGGGCGGGCGCTACAGCATGCATCCGCAAACGCCATCACAGTTTGCGAACCATGGTCACACTCCATTACTGTCCTGGGACTAA
- the LOC6631826 gene encoding probable methylthioribulose-1-phosphate dehydratase isoform X2, which produces MGLTVSRKMRDLPGEHPRNLIPSLCRQFYHLGWVTGTGGGMSIKYNNEIYIAPSGVQKERMQPEDLFVQDIDGKDLQLPPEIKGLSKSQCTPLFMLAYRHRNAGAVIHTHSQHAVMATLLWPGKTFRCTHLEMIKGVYDEADKRYLRYDEQLVVPIIENTPFERDLADSMYAAMMEYPGCSAVLVRRHGVYVWGQTWEKTKTMSECYDYLFSIAVQMKQAGLDPEKFENALQA; this is translated from the exons ATGGGCTTGACCGTCAGCCGAAAGATGCGA GATTTACCTGGGGAGCATCCGCGCAACTTGATACCGTCGCTATGTAGGCAATTCTATCACCTGGGCTGGGTAACCGGGACTGGTGGCGGCATGAGCATTAAATACAA CAACGAAATCTATATCGCGCCATCGGGTGTACAAAAGGAGCGTATGCAACCGGAAGACCTGTTTGTGCAAGACATAGATGGCAAGGATTTGCAATTGCCACCAGAGATCAAAGGCCTGAGCAAGAGTCAGTGCACCCCGCTCTTCATGCTCGCCTACAGGCATCGCAATGCCGGCGCAGTCATTCACACGCATTCCCAGCATGCCGTAATGGCAACATTGCTGTGGCCGGGGAAAACGTTTCGTTGCACACATCTGGAAATGATTAAG GGCGTTTATGATGAAGCTGATAAGCGCTATCTGCGGTACGACGAGCAACTGGTTGTGCCCATCATTGAAAACACGCCCTTTGAACGGGACCTGGCCGACAGCATGTATGCGGCCATGATGGAATATCCCGGATGTTCTGCTGTTCTCGTGCGCCGACACGGCGTCTATGTTTGGGGTCAGACATGGGAAAAGACTAAGACTAT GTCGGAGTGCTATGACTACCTGTTCTCCATTGCCGTTCAGATGAAGCAGGCCGGACTGGACCCGGAAAAGTTTGAGAACGCCCTACAGGCATAA
- the LOC6631826 gene encoding probable methylthioribulose-1-phosphate dehydratase isoform X3: MALSIFKDLPGEHPRNLIPSLCRQFYHLGWVTGTGGGMSIKYNNEIYIAPSGVQKERMQPEDLFVQDIDGKDLQLPPEIKGLSKSQCTPLFMLAYRHRNAGAVIHTHSQHAVMATLLWPGKTFRCTHLEMIKGVYDEADKRYLRYDEQLVVPIIENTPFERDLADSMYAAMMEYPGCSAVLVRRHGVYVWGQTWEKTKTMSECYDYLFSIAVQMKQAGLDPEKFENALQA, from the exons ATGGCATTGTCAATTTTTAAGGATTTACCTGGGGAGCATCCGCGCAACTTGATACCGTCGCTATGTAGGCAATTCTATCACCTGGGCTGGGTAACCGGGACTGGTGGCGGCATGAGCATTAAATACAA CAACGAAATCTATATCGCGCCATCGGGTGTACAAAAGGAGCGTATGCAACCGGAAGACCTGTTTGTGCAAGACATAGATGGCAAGGATTTGCAATTGCCACCAGAGATCAAAGGCCTGAGCAAGAGTCAGTGCACCCCGCTCTTCATGCTCGCCTACAGGCATCGCAATGCCGGCGCAGTCATTCACACGCATTCCCAGCATGCCGTAATGGCAACATTGCTGTGGCCGGGGAAAACGTTTCGTTGCACACATCTGGAAATGATTAAG GGCGTTTATGATGAAGCTGATAAGCGCTATCTGCGGTACGACGAGCAACTGGTTGTGCCCATCATTGAAAACACGCCCTTTGAACGGGACCTGGCCGACAGCATGTATGCGGCCATGATGGAATATCCCGGATGTTCTGCTGTTCTCGTGCGCCGACACGGCGTCTATGTTTGGGGTCAGACATGGGAAAAGACTAAGACTAT GTCGGAGTGCTATGACTACCTGTTCTCCATTGCCGTTCAGATGAAGCAGGCCGGACTGGACCCGGAAAAGTTTGAGAACGCCCTACAGGCATAA
- the LOC6631827 gene encoding peroxisomal multifunctional enzyme type 2, producing the protein MSLQSDAVFQKIIDGLKDNAAKAKAINGVFLYKITKDGKVAKEWTLDCKSAKAYEGPAQGVKVDTTLTVADEDMVDIALGKLNPQAAFMKGKLKIAGNIMLTQKLAPLLKTDAKL; encoded by the exons atgTCGCTGCAATCGGACGCCGTTTTCCAGAAAATTATCGATGGCTTGAAGGATAATGCCGCCAAGGCCAAGGCCATTAACGGCGTGTTCCTCTATAAAATCACCAAGGATGGCAAAGTAGCCAAGGAATGGA CCCTCGACTGCAAGAGCGCCAAGGCGTATGAGGGACCCGCCCAGGGCGTCAAGGTGGACACCACACTAACGGTTGCCGACGAGGACATGGTCGACATTGCCTTGGGCAAGCTGAATCCCCAGGCTGCCTTCATGAAGGGCAAATTGAAGATTGCCGGCAACATCATGCTGACGCAGAAGCTGGCGCCTCTGCTCAAGACGGACGCCAAGTTGTAA
- the Aladin gene encoding aladin, with amino-acid sequence MASLSNLKQIPTLSSPTGVGHRQNYIPELEQYPTINLKNELLNPSAHRFSVGHSFIPVESESVPKRISRTFFDGGFWESLAEARSEKTREQAPLISKTADYIAHLLDLYSRFKLKVFPHTQQLSAERIAQYAETRDWVNSSVRYIAWHVHLFKLAVAGVDDVVRVYSKITDNNAGMGPVLKSPTQTQITCMAWRPLCAFELVVGCRQGLCFWIIDNNLHLGRTINPSHTLKHPDNLPISSLQWNKDGTLLATASIGDRAILIWHPDSKRLKPLKRLGPPGSLLSWSPCNEWIFAATVDRVFRVWKCHDRWTSDRWVCDGGNVQAACWSPYGRFLLFASTAEPILYRLQFVQLLLQSSKSDDKEVLPVADLNACTLDSSKHTLIGGTVQQLVWDPQGKYLVITFKSTNSIAIFRTYIQKYDLQISGGYYLNGQTTAEYPSFVCFQPLNKDNDRSVLTIGWSSGRIQFYALH; translated from the exons atggcatcTTTAAGCAACCTAAAACAAATACCTACATTGTCCTCACCAACGGGCGTGGGGCATCGCCAAAACTATATACCAGAATTGGAGCAATATCCAACAATTAATCTAAAGAACGAGCTACTCAATCCATCAGCTCACCGCTTTTCTGTGGGCCACAGCTTCATACCGGTCGAGAGCGAAAGCGTGCCGAAGCGCATTTCGCGCACATTCTTCGATGGCGGCTTTTGGGAATCGCTGGCGGAGGCGCGTAGCGAAAAAACGCGCGAACAAGCGCCTCTTATAAGCAAAACAGCCGATTACATTGCGCATCTGCTGGACCTCTATAGCAGATTTAAATTAAAGGTATTTCCTCACACACAGCAGCTGAGCGCTGAGCGCATTGCTCAATATGCTGAGACCAG AGATTGGGTGAACAGCTCTGTTCGCTATATCGCCTGGCACGTGCATCTCTTTAAACTGGCCGTGGCCGGCGTGGACGACGTGGTGCGTGTTTACAGTAAGATTACAGATAATAATGCCGGTATGGGCCCCGTGCTGAAAAGCCCAACACAAACCCAAATAACATGCATGGCCTGGCGGCCGCTGTGTGCCTTTGAGCTTGTCGTTGGCTGCCGTCAGGGCTTGTGCTTTTGGATAATTGACAACAATCTCCATCTGGGTCGCACCATCAATCCCAGTCACACATTAAAACA TCCGGACAATCTACCCATCAGCTCGCTGCAGTGGAACAAGGATGGCACCTTGCTGGCCACCGCCTCCATTGGTGATCGCGCCATACTCATTTGGCATCCTGACAGTAAAAGGTTGAAGCCGCTGAAACGTCTGGGTCCACCAGGCTCTCTGCTCAGCTGGTCACCGTGCAATGAATGGATCTTTGCGGCAACTGTGGATCGGGTGTTTCGCGTGTGGAAATGTCACGATCGCTGGACCTCAGACCGCTGGGTATGCGATGGTGGCAACGTTCAAGCCGCCTGCTGGTCTCCCTACGGTCGCTTTCTGCTATTTGCGAGCACTGCTGAGCCAATTTTGTATCGTCTTCAATTTGTTCAGCTGCTTCTCCAGTCAT CGAAATCCGATGATAAGGAAGTGCTGCCCGTTGCCGACCTAAATGCTTGCACCTTGGATAGCAGCAAGCATACGCTCATTGGAGGCACTGTCCAGCAATTGGTATGGGATCCGCAGGGCAAATATCTGGTGATCACCTTCAAGTCAACCAATTCCATTGCCATTTTccgcacatacatacagaagTACGATTTGCAAATTTCGGGCGGTTACTACTTAAATGGCCAAACGACGGCCGAGTATCCCAGCTTTGTTTGCTTCCAGCCATTGAACAAGGACAACGATCGCTCGGTGCTGACCATTGGCTGGTCAAGTGGTCGCATTCAGTTCTATGCTTTACATTAA